The Desulfuromonas versatilis genome has a segment encoding these proteins:
- a CDS encoding MMPL family transporter, with protein sequence MDLADLIAGAYRRLAPRRTLLLLVTAALLGASLLGFRTLRMQENIAAMLPDGGSVAEDFQLLQQAPFASKVVITLNGGSQLPQQQLIAATDELAQALDPRLFPQVVSGPREQLQQRMLPWLLAALPNLADEEDLALLRAGLDEAGVRERLQQSYRSLLGPEGWALKGLIRQDPLGLHRLALEKLRHLNLVPGARLADGHFLSPDGKSALLVAETPVPMTDSAGAEQLLAAFEQAIRVLPEGVEASLVSGHRYTAANARAIQADLWLILSCSTLALVLLFLIFLRSLRAVFVFLVPVSVVCLAAVAVGLVYPEVSAVTIGFGAVLLGIAVDFGLHVYFALRRGGAEPAAILGAVAKPVTFGALTTVAAFAVLLFSDLPGQRQLAVFSITGILAALLLALLVLPHLLRVGAAAPEPPRKEGGQRAGRWILALWLLLLAAAGWQATRVTIDGDLRAMSLTPPALAADEAKLQQTWGQVRGRAMVWSLGADLEQALAVNRQIFQRLGSGEAGAELVSLAPLLPPLAEQEANRRRWQGFWAGEEGQRVLAALDREAVALRFSPDAFAPFRQALAQPAAPVTPAGLHEVGLGEVIDSLVTTLDDGRVGVLNLIPETPAALAAAETALAGLDGARLVAQGRFREEVSAAIGHDFTRFIVSAALAVVALLVVLFRHPGRIFAALVPVLSGLLLMLGIMGALGMSFNLFNVIAAILVIGLGVDYGIFMVCRQDEPCERATETAVLVSGLTTLAGFGALVLARHPALHSIGITVLLGIGGAIPAALLVVPALYRGRAQ encoded by the coding sequence ATGGACCTGGCCGATCTGATCGCCGGCGCCTATCGCCGGCTCGCGCCCCGGCGGACCCTGCTGCTGCTGGTGACCGCCGCGCTGCTCGGTGCCAGCCTGCTCGGGTTTCGCACCCTGCGGATGCAGGAAAACATCGCCGCGATGCTCCCCGACGGCGGCAGCGTGGCCGAGGATTTCCAGCTGCTGCAGCAGGCTCCCTTCGCCAGCAAGGTGGTGATCACATTGAACGGGGGCTCGCAGCTGCCGCAGCAGCAACTGATCGCGGCGACGGACGAGCTGGCGCAGGCCCTCGACCCGCGGCTCTTTCCGCAGGTGGTCAGCGGCCCCCGCGAGCAGTTGCAGCAGCGCATGCTCCCCTGGCTGCTGGCGGCGCTGCCCAACCTGGCCGACGAGGAGGACCTCGCCCTCCTGCGCGCCGGGCTCGACGAGGCCGGGGTGCGCGAGCGCCTGCAGCAGAGCTACCGCAGCCTGCTCGGGCCCGAGGGGTGGGCGCTCAAGGGGCTGATCCGGCAGGACCCCCTGGGACTGCACCGGCTGGCCCTGGAGAAGCTGCGCCACCTCAACCTGGTGCCGGGGGCGCGCCTGGCCGACGGGCATTTTCTCAGCCCCGACGGCAAAAGCGCCCTGCTGGTGGCGGAGACCCCGGTGCCGATGACCGATTCAGCCGGTGCCGAGCAGCTGCTGGCCGCTTTCGAGCAGGCGATTCGGGTGCTGCCCGAGGGGGTCGAGGCGAGCCTGGTCAGCGGCCACCGCTACACGGCGGCCAACGCTCGCGCCATCCAGGCCGACCTGTGGCTGATCCTGAGCTGCTCGACCCTGGCGCTGGTCCTGCTCTTTCTCATTTTTCTGCGCAGCCTGCGGGCGGTGTTCGTCTTTCTCGTCCCGGTCTCGGTGGTCTGCCTGGCGGCGGTGGCGGTGGGCCTGGTCTACCCCGAGGTTTCGGCGGTGACCATCGGCTTCGGCGCGGTGCTGCTCGGCATCGCCGTCGATTTCGGCCTGCATGTTTATTTCGCTCTGCGCCGCGGCGGCGCCGAGCCGGCCGCCATCCTCGGCGCGGTCGCCAAGCCGGTCACCTTCGGCGCCCTGACCACGGTGGCGGCCTTTGCCGTGCTGCTCTTCTCCGACCTGCCGGGGCAGCGGCAGCTGGCGGTCTTCTCCATCACCGGCATCCTCGCCGCCTTGCTGCTGGCGCTGCTGGTGCTGCCGCACCTGCTGCGGGTCGGTGCCGCCGCCCCCGAGCCGCCCCGAAAAGAGGGCGGGCAAAGGGCCGGCCGCTGGATCCTGGCGCTCTGGCTGCTTCTGCTGGCGGCGGCCGGCTGGCAGGCCACCCGAGTGACCATCGACGGCGATCTGCGCGCCATGAGCCTGACGCCCCCCGCGCTGGCCGCTGACGAGGCGAAGCTGCAGCAGACCTGGGGGCAGGTGCGGGGGCGGGCCATGGTCTGGTCCCTCGGCGCCGACCTGGAACAGGCCCTTGCGGTGAACCGCCAGATCTTTCAGCGCCTCGGCAGCGGGGAGGCGGGCGCGGAGCTGGTCAGCCTCGCCCCGCTGCTGCCGCCGCTGGCCGAGCAGGAGGCCAATCGCCGGCGCTGGCAGGGCTTCTGGGCCGGGGAGGAGGGGCAGCGGGTGCTCGCCGCCCTGGACAGGGAAGCGGTCGCCCTGCGCTTCAGCCCCGACGCCTTCGCCCCCTTTCGCCAGGCCCTGGCGCAGCCGGCCGCCCCGGTAACCCCCGCGGGGCTGCACGAGGTAGGCCTGGGGGAGGTCATCGATTCGCTGGTGACCACCCTCGACGATGGCCGGGTCGGGGTGCTCAACCTGATCCCCGAAACCCCAGCGGCCCTGGCCGCGGCCGAGACAGCCCTGGCGGGGCTCGACGGGGCTCGCCTGGTGGCCCAGGGGCGCTTCCGCGAGGAGGTCAGCGCGGCGATCGGCCACGACTTCACCCGCTTCATCGTCTCCGCCGCGCTCGCCGTGGTCGCCCTGCTGGTGGTGCTGTTCCGGCACCCGGGGCGGATCTTCGCGGCCCTGGTGCCGGTGCTGAGCGGGCTGCTGCTGATGCTGGGGATCATGGGCGCGCTGGGGATGAGCTTCAACCTGTTCAACGTCATCGCCGCCATCCTGGTGATCGGACTCGGCGTCGACTACGGCATCTTCATGGTCTGCCGCCAGGACGAACCCTGTGAGCGGGCCACCGAGACGGCGGTACTGGTTTCCGGGCTCACCACCCTGGCGGGCTTCGGGGCCCTGGTGCTGGCTCGGCATCCGGCGCTGCACTCCATCGGCATCACCGTGCTGCTGGGGATCGGCGGCGCGATTCCGGCGGCGCTGCTGGTGGTGCCGGCTTTGTATCGGGGGCGGGCACAATGA
- a CDS encoding DUF3261 domain-containing protein, with product MRKLLPMLLLAALAAGCAPSPVPQALIAPARPGLSAEQLAAALWSADPQRLRLRQTARFSFRGRSVPMIGMMELDTASQQARLVAVNEMGVKLFDLSVSEDAVRENYLLPQLARYPRFGEAVGASLRRVFLAPRPRPGEDTLAAADGGYRLSGERDGQQVAFLFGGEPVRLVEKGAEGDQGEWRAVYADYQPGAGTFFPRQIVLEDRRAGYRLDLRIESVKRSDEQTD from the coding sequence ATGAGAAAACTATTGCCGATGCTGCTGCTGGCCGCCCTGGCGGCGGGCTGCGCGCCGTCGCCGGTGCCCCAGGCGCTGATCGCTCCGGCCCGGCCGGGCCTGTCCGCCGAACAGCTGGCGGCGGCCCTGTGGAGCGCCGACCCGCAGCGGCTGCGCCTGCGCCAGACCGCCCGCTTCAGCTTTCGCGGGCGCAGCGTGCCGATGATCGGGATGATGGAGCTCGATACCGCTTCTCAGCAGGCACGGCTGGTGGCGGTCAACGAAATGGGGGTCAAGCTCTTCGACCTGAGCGTGAGCGAGGACGCCGTCCGCGAGAACTACCTGCTGCCGCAGCTGGCGCGCTACCCGCGCTTCGGCGAGGCGGTGGGGGCCTCCCTGCGGCGCGTTTTCCTGGCGCCGCGGCCCCGACCCGGAGAGGACACCCTGGCCGCGGCCGATGGCGGCTACCGGCTCAGCGGCGAGCGTGACGGGCAGCAGGTGGCGTTTCTGTTCGGCGGCGAGCCGGTGCGCCTGGTGGAAAAGGGCGCCGAGGGGGACCAGGGAGAGTGGCGGGCGGTTTATGCGGATTATCAGCCAGGCGCCGGGACATTTTTCCCGCGGCAGATCGTGCTGGAGGACCGGCGCGCCGGCTATCGGCTCGATCTGCGGATCGAGAGTGTGAAGCGAAGCGATGAGCAGACTGATTGA
- a CDS encoding 3-hydroxyacyl-ACP dehydratase FabZ family protein yields MSRLIEEIELAALGEVELDEQGALVGSYCFPEGFLGFSGHFPGYPIVPAIVQVLVAQRLAQTRLGEGLRLQGVENAKFLLQIRPGQQIRVRCLLKPREEATLVEARLSCGETLAASFNLKFAPERPES; encoded by the coding sequence ATGAGCAGACTGATTGAAGAAATTGAGTTGGCGGCCCTGGGCGAGGTCGAACTCGACGAGCAGGGGGCGCTGGTCGGCAGCTACTGTTTTCCCGAGGGGTTTCTGGGGTTTTCCGGGCACTTTCCCGGCTACCCCATCGTCCCCGCCATCGTCCAGGTGCTGGTGGCCCAGCGGCTGGCCCAGACCCGGCTCGGCGAGGGGCTGCGCCTGCAGGGGGTGGAAAATGCCAAGTTCCTCCTGCAGATCCGTCCCGGGCAGCAGATCCGGGTGCGCTGCCTGCTGAAACCGCGCGAGGAGGCGACCCTGGTGGAGGCCCGGCTGAGCTGCGGCGAGACCCTGGCGGCCTCCTTCAACCTGAAATTCGCTCCGGAAAGGCCGGAATCATGA
- a CDS encoding acyl-CoA thioesterase: protein MNKPYFPQRPGQPAPLRAEVERVVRFEEVDPLGIVWHGRYPGYFEDARVALGEKYGIGYLDFYERKVLAPIRKMHVDYHRPLRFGQPFTIEGLLHWSEAARLNYEFVLRNQAGEVTTTGYTVQMLMDEKHNVLLAPPDFYLEFLERWRDGRLR, encoded by the coding sequence ATGAACAAACCCTATTTCCCGCAGCGCCCCGGCCAGCCGGCGCCCCTGCGCGCCGAAGTCGAGCGGGTGGTGCGCTTCGAGGAGGTCGATCCCCTCGGCATCGTCTGGCACGGGCGCTACCCGGGCTATTTCGAAGACGCCCGGGTGGCGCTGGGGGAAAAGTACGGCATCGGTTATCTCGATTTCTACGAGCGCAAGGTGCTGGCGCCGATCCGCAAAATGCACGTGGACTATCACCGTCCCCTGCGTTTCGGCCAGCCCTTCACCATCGAGGGGCTGCTGCACTGGTCGGAGGCGGCGCGCCTGAACTACGAGTTCGTGCTGCGCAACCAGGCCGGCGAGGTCACCACCACCGGCTACACGGTGCAGATGCTGATGGATGAGAAACACAACGTGCTGCTCGCGCCGCCCGATTTCTATCTCGAATTTCTCGAGCGCTGGCGCGACGGGAGGCTGCGGTGA
- a CDS encoding beta-ketoacyl synthase N-terminal-like domain-containing protein gives MSEVVISAAAAVTGLGDTLERTWQRLLAGQSAIAPVERFAAGAFTSSIAACVAQLEPAANGSRLPSLLERLLDGFAPVPADSRLLLATTKGAIDLLEAQRRGAAVAEGALLPAALLADLEGRLGLSGPSCNINAACASSTIAVARGAAAIARGSAEAAVVLCCDLLSEFVFSGFSALRALDPRPSRPFDRQRAGLTLGEGAAALLLMSRERALREQRPVLARVLGWGSANDAHHITAPARDGSGLIRAVRQALATAGVSAAAVDGISAHGTGTVYNDLMELTAFRTLFGERCPPLHSVKGALGHTLGAAGGIEVALGLRSLATGLLPPTVGLEQAEPGAEGLVSADSQPFAGRLLLSTNSGFGGINGALLLGQEVAA, from the coding sequence GTGAGCGAGGTCGTCATCAGCGCCGCGGCCGCCGTCACCGGCCTCGGCGACACCCTGGAGCGGACCTGGCAGCGGCTGCTCGCCGGGCAGAGCGCCATCGCCCCGGTGGAGCGCTTTGCCGCCGGCGCCTTCACCAGCTCCATCGCCGCCTGCGTTGCGCAGCTGGAGCCGGCCGCCAACGGCTCGCGCCTGCCGAGCCTGCTCGAGCGGCTGCTCGACGGCTTCGCCCCGGTCCCCGCCGACAGCCGCCTGCTGCTGGCGACCACCAAGGGGGCCATCGACCTGCTCGAGGCCCAGCGGCGCGGAGCGGCGGTGGCTGAGGGGGCGCTGCTCCCCGCGGCCCTGCTCGCCGATCTCGAGGGGCGCCTCGGCCTCTCCGGCCCCTCCTGCAACATCAACGCCGCCTGCGCATCCTCCACCATCGCGGTGGCGCGGGGCGCAGCGGCCATCGCCCGCGGCAGCGCCGAGGCGGCGGTGGTGCTCTGCTGCGACCTGCTGAGCGAATTCGTCTTCTCCGGCTTCTCCGCCCTGCGCGCCCTCGATCCCCGCCCCAGCCGCCCCTTCGACCGGCAGCGGGCCGGGCTCACCCTGGGCGAGGGGGCCGCGGCCCTGCTGCTGATGAGCCGCGAGCGGGCGCTGCGGGAGCAGCGCCCGGTGCTGGCCCGGGTGCTCGGCTGGGGCAGCGCCAACGACGCCCACCACATCACCGCGCCGGCCCGCGACGGCAGCGGCCTGATCCGCGCCGTGCGCCAGGCGCTGGCAACCGCAGGGGTTTCCGCCGCGGCGGTGGACGGCATCAGCGCCCACGGCACCGGCACCGTTTACAACGACCTGATGGAGCTGACCGCCTTCCGGACCCTGTTCGGCGAGCGCTGCCCGCCGCTGCACTCGGTCAAGGGGGCGCTCGGCCACACCCTGGGCGCCGCCGGCGGCATCGAGGTGGCCCTCGGCCTGCGTTCCCTGGCCACCGGCCTGCTGCCGCCGACGGTGGGGCTGGAACAGGCCGAACCGGGCGCCGAGGGGTTGGTGAGCGCGGACTCTCAGCCCTTCGCCGGGCGCCTGCTGCTCAGCACCAACTCGGGCTTCGGCGGCATCAACGGCGCCCTGCTGCTGGGGCAGGAGGTGGCGGCATGA
- a CDS encoding beta-ketoacyl synthase N-terminal-like domain-containing protein — MKAWVLGIGWVSAAGIGRGRRGDRFAMAAGELPELSRRDIFTEPYPRFGRLDDFSRLGLAGIALALNDAGLDRWEQKRNIGIFAGTTRGCLETDRAYYDTVIPDGGALASPNLFAYTLSNTFLGEAAIRFGLAGSNLVLNDSDPAAFSALRLALESLAWGEAPLMLAGICDLPPAAGAAGASGRPPGAVFLVLSRERSASVPPLAEIALDAAGAVSVDAAGVADWPGLVQACLQPEEEIGRDCP; from the coding sequence ATGAAGGCCTGGGTGCTCGGCATCGGTTGGGTGAGCGCCGCCGGCATCGGCCGCGGCCGCCGGGGGGACCGCTTCGCCATGGCCGCGGGGGAACTGCCGGAACTGTCCCGGCGGGACATTTTCACCGAACCCTATCCGCGCTTCGGCCGGCTCGACGATTTTTCCCGGCTCGGCCTGGCCGGCATCGCCCTGGCCCTGAATGACGCCGGCCTCGACCGCTGGGAGCAGAAGCGCAACATCGGCATCTTCGCCGGCACCACCCGCGGCTGCCTGGAGACCGATCGCGCCTATTACGACACCGTCATCCCGGATGGGGGAGCGCTGGCCAGTCCCAACCTGTTCGCCTACACCCTTTCCAACACCTTTCTCGGCGAGGCGGCGATCCGCTTCGGCCTGGCCGGGAGCAACCTGGTCCTCAACGATTCCGATCCCGCGGCCTTCTCCGCCCTCAGGCTCGCTTTGGAGAGCCTGGCCTGGGGCGAAGCCCCGCTGATGCTCGCCGGGATCTGCGACCTGCCCCCCGCGGCGGGGGCGGCCGGGGCGTCGGGAAGGCCACCCGGTGCCGTGTTTCTGGTTCTGAGCCGAGAGCGGTCCGCCTCCGTGCCGCCTCTTGCCGAAATCGCCCTGGACGCCGCCGGCGCCGTTTCCGTCGATGCCGCCGGCGTCGCGGACTGGCCCGGACTGGTTCAGGCCTGTTTGCAGCCCGAAGAAGAGATAGGGAGAGACTGCCCATGA
- a CDS encoding B12-binding domain-containing radical SAM protein: MKMKLIYPRWPKLDRQTEFHLPPHGPVVFAATVPPEVDLEFTDENLEPVDFDGAVDLVGISTMLTAQLPRAFEIAREFRERGVPVIFGGISTMLHAEEVAQHADSVFLGEAEGRFAQVIDDFQKGRLKKRYDYMNTPPDTALVGTARREILNRELYNYRGVQMLDLVHASRGCKFDCFPCCTGFLGGKNFRPRPIDKVIEEMEAIRNNRLFIVDNSLAQDRQWLKDLFTAMAPLKKKWVSHPILDDDEILKLAADAGAWYVYQAVFDTSEVIRNRIRRLKEYGIGIEGTIILGTDDQSEDDIKRLVDFLLEVELDVAEFTILTPFMQSPIRRQLEKEGRILSNDWSRYTADKVVFQPRQMSPEKLQELYYYAWDTFYAGGGHQLKMGELFKQVIRREIEDGTYHRYNPKKRRGFRKNQEAVAP; this comes from the coding sequence ATGAAGATGAAGTTGATCTACCCCCGCTGGCCCAAGCTCGACCGCCAGACCGAGTTCCATCTGCCCCCCCACGGTCCGGTGGTGTTCGCCGCCACCGTGCCCCCCGAGGTCGACCTGGAGTTCACCGACGAGAACCTCGAGCCTGTCGATTTCGACGGCGCGGTGGACCTGGTGGGCATCTCCACCATGCTCACCGCCCAGTTGCCGCGGGCCTTCGAGATCGCCCGCGAGTTCCGCGAGCGGGGCGTGCCGGTGATCTTCGGCGGCATCTCCACCATGCTCCACGCCGAGGAAGTGGCGCAGCACGCCGATTCGGTGTTTCTCGGCGAGGCCGAGGGGCGCTTCGCCCAGGTGATCGACGATTTCCAGAAGGGGCGGCTAAAAAAGCGCTACGACTACATGAACACCCCGCCGGATACCGCCCTGGTCGGCACCGCCCGCCGCGAGATCCTCAACCGCGAGCTCTACAATTACCGCGGCGTGCAGATGCTTGACCTGGTGCACGCCTCGCGCGGCTGCAAGTTCGACTGCTTCCCCTGCTGCACCGGGTTTCTCGGCGGCAAGAACTTCCGCCCCCGCCCCATCGACAAGGTCATCGAGGAGATGGAGGCGATCCGCAACAACCGCCTGTTCATCGTCGACAACTCGCTGGCCCAGGACCGCCAGTGGCTCAAGGACCTGTTCACCGCCATGGCGCCGCTGAAGAAGAAGTGGGTCAGCCACCCGATTCTCGACGACGACGAGATCCTCAAGCTGGCCGCCGACGCGGGGGCCTGGTACGTCTACCAGGCGGTGTTCGACACCTCCGAGGTGATCCGCAACCGCATTCGCCGCCTCAAGGAATACGGCATCGGCATCGAGGGGACGATCATCCTCGGCACCGACGACCAGAGTGAGGACGACATCAAGCGCCTGGTCGACTTCCTGCTGGAGGTCGAGCTCGACGTCGCCGAGTTCACCATCCTCACCCCTTTCATGCAGTCGCCGATCCGCCGCCAGCTGGAGAAGGAAGGGCGCATCCTCAGCAACGACTGGAGCCGCTACACCGCCGACAAGGTGGTGTTCCAGCCCAGGCAGATGAGTCCCGAGAAGCTGCAGGAGCTCTACTACTACGCCTGGGACACCTTCTACGCCGGCGGCGGCCACCAGCTCAAGATGGGCGAGCTGTTCAAGCAGGTCATCCGCCGCGAGATCGAGGACGGCACCTACCACCGCTACAACCCGAAGAAGCGGCGCGGCTTCCGGAAAAACCAGGAGGCCGTGGCCCCATGA
- a CDS encoding lipid biosynthesis B12-binding/radical SAM protein, translated as MSRVFLFSANTTTEPYPVYPLGMAVLAGALSARGHQVRQFDLLASGCDEERLRRELAEFAPELVGMSLRNIDNVDSFSGESAWYLAQARERVRLVRETTAAPLVVGGPAFSIMPEAILEYLGADYGIVGEGERAICRLAEELAAGRQLPALIRGEPQGLTGTEMAAPLYQPEWVDFYLERSGMINLQTKRGCPYRCSYCTYPALEGAHFRPRPVGAVVDDLERIRRDHPRASVFFTDSIFNDPCGHYLELAEEILRREVQIRWCAFFRPQGLGRRELSLLKRAGLYALELGTDAASDATLAGMDKGLSFAEVLEVNQACLAEELPCAHFIIFGGPGETPESVQQGLANIEQLGPAVVFAFSGIRLLPGAPLQQQALREGLLEAGRSLLKPAYYYSPAIDVEAMHAAIKHSFRGRRDRVFPPSEGQARLAVMRRFGFNGILWDQLINFGSKRKTG; from the coding sequence ATGAGCCGGGTCTTTCTGTTCTCCGCCAATACCACCACCGAGCCCTACCCGGTCTACCCCCTGGGGATGGCGGTGCTGGCCGGCGCCCTGAGCGCCCGCGGCCACCAGGTGCGGCAGTTCGATCTGCTCGCCTCCGGGTGCGACGAGGAGCGGCTGCGCCGCGAGCTGGCGGAGTTCGCCCCCGAGCTGGTCGGCATGTCGCTGCGCAACATCGACAACGTCGATTCCTTCAGCGGCGAGAGCGCCTGGTACCTGGCCCAGGCCCGGGAGCGGGTGCGCCTGGTGCGGGAAACCACCGCCGCGCCGCTGGTGGTGGGCGGGCCGGCCTTCTCCATCATGCCCGAGGCGATCCTTGAGTATCTCGGCGCCGATTACGGCATCGTCGGCGAGGGGGAGCGGGCCATCTGCCGCCTGGCGGAGGAGCTGGCCGCCGGCCGGCAGCTCCCCGCCCTGATCCGCGGCGAGCCGCAGGGGCTTACGGGGACGGAAATGGCCGCCCCGCTCTACCAGCCGGAATGGGTCGATTTCTACCTGGAGCGCAGCGGCATGATCAACCTGCAGACCAAGCGCGGCTGCCCCTACCGCTGCAGCTACTGCACCTACCCGGCGCTGGAGGGGGCGCATTTCCGTCCCCGCCCGGTCGGCGCGGTGGTGGATGATCTGGAGCGCATCCGTCGCGACCACCCCCGGGCCAGCGTGTTTTTCACCGATTCGATCTTCAACGATCCCTGCGGACACTACCTGGAGCTGGCCGAGGAGATCCTGCGCCGCGAGGTGCAGATCCGCTGGTGCGCCTTTTTCCGCCCCCAGGGGCTGGGGCGCCGGGAGCTCTCCCTGCTCAAGCGCGCCGGCCTCTACGCCCTGGAGCTGGGGACCGACGCCGCCAGCGACGCCACCCTGGCGGGGATGGACAAGGGACTGAGCTTCGCCGAGGTGCTCGAGGTCAACCAGGCCTGCCTGGCCGAGGAGCTCCCCTGCGCCCATTTCATCATCTTCGGCGGACCGGGCGAGACCCCCGAGTCGGTGCAGCAGGGGCTGGCCAACATCGAGCAGCTGGGGCCGGCGGTGGTCTTCGCCTTTTCCGGCATCCGCCTGCTGCCCGGGGCGCCGCTGCAGCAGCAGGCGCTGCGCGAGGGGCTGCTCGAGGCCGGGCGCTCGCTGCTCAAGCCGGCCTACTACTATTCGCCGGCCATCGACGTCGAGGCCATGCACGCTGCCATCAAGCACTCCTTCCGCGGGCGCCGCGACCGGGTCTTCCCCCCCTCCGAGGGGCAGGCGCGGCTGGCGGTGATGCGCCGTTTCGGCTTCAACGGCATTCTCTGGGACCAGCTGATCAATTTCGGCAGCAAGCGCAAGACAGGTTGA
- a CDS encoding B12-binding domain-containing radical SAM protein → MTALQRDSILLIHPLGYRPEAAGRDISRLANLMPPLGLASIAAYLEQRGISAHIVDCFAHPDDQRVIRDTLRAVRPAFVGFSCTTSSFLDGVRLAAMARSELPGIRTVFGGPHVSALRERLLRDYPEIDFAVVGEGEETLAELIAAGGEGAERIPGVVSRRGDEVVFAGHRGQGLELDSLPFPAYEKLAGYPAAYRLPIFNYPSTPNTSCISSRGCPYACSYCDRSVFRRTFRYNSAEYLYAHLEYLRERFGIRHVNFYDDQFTFNRQRVEDFCRRMVDRPLGMTFNCAVRAEHVDLELLRQMKGAGCWMASLGIETGDPELLAQHRQNADLQMLAEKIRQIKQAGIRVKGLLMMGLPGETETSIRRSMEYVYSLPIDDFNLAKFTPFPGSPLYEKIHELGSFDEDWEQMDCMQFRFVPHGMSRERLEELFTEFYKRHFQRPRVLAGYAAMLWRSPDSWKRFALNLGDFLRFARSNRRIAEETPHG, encoded by the coding sequence ATGACCGCTCTTCAACGCGACAGTATCCTGCTGATCCACCCGCTCGGCTACCGCCCCGAGGCGGCCGGCCGCGACATCTCGCGCCTGGCCAACCTCATGCCGCCGCTGGGGCTGGCGAGCATCGCCGCCTACCTGGAGCAGCGCGGGATCAGCGCCCACATCGTGGACTGTTTCGCCCATCCCGACGACCAGCGGGTGATTCGCGACACCCTGCGCGCCGTGCGCCCGGCCTTTGTCGGTTTCAGCTGCACCACCTCGAGCTTTCTCGACGGGGTGCGTCTGGCGGCCATGGCCCGCAGCGAGCTCCCCGGCATCCGCACCGTGTTCGGCGGCCCCCACGTCTCGGCCCTGCGCGAGCGGCTGCTGCGCGATTATCCCGAGATCGACTTCGCCGTGGTCGGCGAGGGGGAAGAGACCCTGGCCGAGCTGATCGCCGCCGGCGGCGAGGGGGCGGAGCGGATTCCCGGGGTGGTCAGCCGCCGCGGCGACGAGGTGGTCTTCGCCGGCCATCGCGGCCAGGGGTTGGAGCTCGACAGCCTCCCCTTTCCCGCCTACGAGAAGCTCGCCGGCTACCCCGCGGCCTACCGGCTGCCGATCTTCAACTACCCGAGCACCCCCAACACCAGCTGCATCTCCAGCCGCGGCTGCCCCTACGCCTGCAGCTACTGCGACCGCTCGGTGTTTCGCCGCACCTTTCGCTACAACTCGGCCGAATACCTCTACGCCCACCTCGAGTACCTGCGCGAACGCTTCGGCATCCGCCACGTCAATTTCTACGACGACCAGTTCACCTTCAACCGGCAGCGGGTCGAGGATTTCTGCCGGAGGATGGTCGATCGCCCGCTGGGGATGACCTTCAACTGCGCGGTGCGCGCCGAGCACGTCGACCTGGAGCTGCTGCGGCAGATGAAGGGGGCCGGCTGCTGGATGGCGAGCCTCGGTATCGAGACCGGCGACCCCGAGCTGCTTGCCCAGCATCGCCAGAACGCCGACCTGCAGATGCTCGCCGAGAAGATCCGCCAGATCAAGCAGGCCGGAATCCGGGTCAAGGGGCTGCTGATGATGGGCCTGCCCGGCGAAACCGAAACGAGCATCCGGCGCAGCATGGAGTACGTCTACTCGCTGCCCATCGACGATTTCAACCTGGCCAAGTTCACCCCCTTTCCCGGCTCGCCCCTCTACGAGAAGATCCACGAGCTGGGGAGCTTCGACGAGGACTGGGAGCAGATGGACTGCATGCAGTTCCGCTTCGTCCCCCACGGCATGAGCCGCGAGCGGCTCGAGGAGCTGTTCACCGAGTTCTACAAGCGCCACTTCCAGCGCCCGCGGGTGCTGGCCGGCTACGCCGCCATGCTCTGGCGCTCCCCCGACAGCTGGAAGCGCTTCGCCCTGAACCTGGGCGACTTTCTGCGCTTCGCCCGCAGCAACCGGCGCATCGCCGAGGAGACTCCCCATGGCTGA